The following proteins come from a genomic window of Natrinema saccharevitans:
- a CDS encoding Hsp20/alpha crystallin family protein — MSALRDALRDLSDDVFFDLLESEDAYLLVLDVPGVSAESLEVAIEDGRISIDAQRKKDPAGDYRYLEENRSLFLEVDLPLPDDASDAGGEATVDRGVLELRLPKRGAGEETTIDVVDEDAQTG; from the coding sequence ATGTCAGCGCTCCGCGACGCGTTGCGGGACCTCTCCGACGACGTCTTCTTCGATCTGCTCGAGAGCGAAGACGCCTATCTCCTCGTCCTCGACGTCCCGGGCGTCTCCGCCGAGTCGCTCGAGGTCGCGATCGAGGACGGTCGCATCTCCATCGACGCCCAGCGGAAGAAAGACCCCGCCGGCGACTACCGCTATCTCGAGGAGAACCGGTCGCTGTTCCTCGAGGTGGACCTCCCGCTGCCCGACGACGCCTCCGACGCCGGCGGCGAGGCGACGGTCGACCGGGGCGTCCTCGAGTTGCGGCTGCCGAAACGCGGGGCCGGCGAGGAGACGACGATCGACGTCGTCGACGAGGACGCCCAAACGGGGTGA
- a CDS encoding ABC1 kinase family protein yields MLAYARDRRRFLLFGRRRRVDPETHRHRAEVLLESLLTLGPTFIKLGQLLSTRPDILPPSYVDVLASLQDDVPPAGWTEAKAVLEDELGPVEERFAEFDTEPISGASLGQVYRARLDPESERTRGDRDGRDVAVKIRRPNIESLVRADLRVIEWSLPILLYFVDDARSFSLENLAEEFSKTIREEMDYEREAEMLTEIRANFADDDRFLIPDVIESHSGPRVLTMEYVEGTKINDVEELERRGIDRTRVAENLERSYLQMIMDDGVFHADPHPGNLAVTDEGRIVFYDFGMSGRVDPFVQEKIVDFYVAVANQDIDGILDALVEIGTLSPEADRGVMAEVMEIAIQDARGEDVEQYRVNQIVGQVEDSIYEFPLRLPKNLALVLRVATVVEGVCVTLDEDFDFISVATDYLTEQGYREESIRQYIDETGDQLLRTGHSLTRIAPKAERALDRLDRDDLYVRIGVEDESNVFENLAKRLVYGMLLTMSLFSMGVLYALEAPRASIVAAVFSVVILIQLYRSFRSAKGIGARPQFTRQNLRQRRGEE; encoded by the coding sequence TTGCTCGCGTACGCCCGTGACCGGCGGCGCTTCCTGCTGTTCGGTCGCCGGCGGCGGGTCGACCCCGAGACCCATCGCCACCGGGCCGAGGTGTTGCTCGAGTCGCTGCTGACGCTCGGCCCGACCTTCATCAAACTGGGGCAGTTGCTCTCGACTCGACCCGACATCCTCCCGCCGTCGTACGTCGACGTCCTCGCGTCGCTGCAAGACGACGTGCCGCCGGCCGGCTGGACGGAAGCGAAAGCGGTCCTCGAGGACGAACTCGGCCCCGTCGAGGAGCGCTTCGCCGAGTTCGACACCGAGCCGATCAGCGGCGCGAGCTTGGGACAGGTCTACCGCGCGCGGCTCGACCCCGAAAGCGAGCGCACACGGGGCGATCGGGACGGCCGCGACGTGGCGGTGAAGATCCGGCGACCGAACATCGAGTCGCTCGTGCGGGCGGACCTGCGGGTGATCGAGTGGTCCCTGCCGATCCTGCTGTACTTCGTGGACGACGCCCGGTCGTTCTCGCTCGAGAACCTGGCCGAGGAGTTCTCGAAGACGATCCGCGAGGAGATGGACTACGAACGCGAGGCCGAGATGCTCACCGAGATCCGGGCGAACTTCGCGGACGACGACCGCTTTCTCATCCCCGACGTGATCGAGAGTCACTCCGGCCCCCGCGTGCTGACCATGGAGTACGTCGAGGGGACGAAGATCAACGACGTCGAGGAACTCGAGCGCAGGGGGATCGACCGCACGCGGGTCGCGGAGAACTTAGAGCGGTCCTACCTGCAGATGATCATGGACGACGGGGTCTTTCACGCCGATCCCCACCCCGGGAACCTCGCGGTGACCGACGAGGGGCGGATCGTCTTCTACGACTTCGGGATGTCGGGCCGGGTCGACCCGTTCGTTCAGGAGAAGATCGTCGACTTCTACGTCGCCGTCGCCAATCAGGACATCGACGGCATCCTCGACGCCTTAGTCGAGATCGGGACGCTCTCGCCGGAGGCCGATCGGGGCGTGATGGCCGAGGTCATGGAGATCGCCATTCAGGACGCCCGCGGCGAGGACGTCGAACAGTACCGGGTCAACCAGATCGTCGGGCAGGTCGAGGACTCGATCTACGAGTTCCCGCTGCGGCTCCCGAAGAACCTCGCGCTCGTCCTCCGGGTCGCGACCGTCGTCGAGGGCGTCTGCGTGACCTTAGACGAGGACTTCGATTTCATCTCGGTCGCGACCGACTACCTGACCGAGCAGGGCTACCGCGAGGAATCGATCCGACAGTACATCGACGAGACCGGCGACCAGCTCCTGCGAACCGGCCACTCTCTGACCCGGATCGCCCCCAAGGCCGAGCGGGCCCTCGACCGGCTCGACCGCGACGACCTCTACGTCCGGATCGGCGTCGAAGACGAGTCGAACGTCTTCGAGAACCTCGCCAAGCGGCTCGTCTACGGAATGCTCCTGACGATGTCGCTGTTCTCGATGGGCGTGCTGTACGCCCTCGAGGCCCCCCGGGCCTCGATCGTCGCGGCGGTCTTCTCGGTGGTCATCCTGATCCAGCTCTATCGGTCGTTCCGCTCGGCCAAGGGGATCGGTGCCCGACCGCAGTTCACGCGACAGAACCTCCGCCAGCGCCGCGGCGAGGAGTAA
- a CDS encoding enolase-like domain-containing protein has protein sequence MEYDRIADLSVSIDGVSTARLERETTSDFTRVTTIVSLSGPAPDGNGTVTGRGEDVTYETADHDRLVETGLPDLTGAYTLDSFADRLDELDLFPGGAPDREVFRNYRRWGLESAALDLALRQAETDLGSVLDRTADPVRFVASTRLGDPPTADRLAELRELVPGLEFKLDPTPEWDAALVDAIDEAVGTDAVRILDLKGHYEGTDVDVPADSDLYERVLESFPEAIIEDPNLTDGTRPLFDDPAVRARVSWDAPIHGVDDIEALPWVPDWLNVKPSRFGSLESLCETLRYCDDRDIRCYGGGQFELGIGRAQLQTLAAIGYPDGPNDVAPRAYNDPGVADGLPASPLEPATDAVGFGPLFDG, from the coding sequence ATGGAATACGATCGGATCGCCGACCTCTCGGTGTCGATCGACGGCGTCTCGACGGCCCGCCTCGAGCGCGAGACGACCAGCGATTTCACCCGCGTCACGACGATCGTCTCGCTGTCCGGGCCCGCGCCGGACGGCAACGGGACCGTCACGGGACGCGGCGAGGACGTCACCTACGAGACCGCCGATCACGACCGGCTGGTCGAGACCGGACTGCCCGATCTCACTGGGGCGTACACGCTCGACTCCTTTGCCGACCGGCTCGACGAGCTCGACCTGTTCCCCGGCGGCGCGCCGGATCGCGAAGTCTTCCGGAACTACCGGCGCTGGGGCCTCGAGAGCGCCGCGCTTGACCTGGCGCTCCGACAGGCCGAAACCGACCTCGGGAGCGTCCTCGACCGGACCGCCGATCCCGTCCGGTTCGTCGCCAGCACCCGGCTGGGCGACCCGCCGACGGCCGACCGGCTCGCGGAACTGCGCGAGCTGGTTCCGGGTCTCGAGTTCAAGCTCGATCCGACGCCCGAGTGGGACGCGGCCCTCGTCGACGCGATCGACGAGGCGGTCGGCACCGACGCCGTCCGCATTCTGGATCTGAAGGGCCACTACGAGGGGACCGACGTCGACGTGCCGGCCGATTCCGACCTGTACGAACGCGTCCTCGAGTCGTTCCCCGAAGCGATCATCGAGGACCCCAACCTGACCGACGGGACGCGGCCGCTTTTCGACGATCCCGCGGTCCGAGCGCGGGTCTCGTGGGACGCGCCGATCCACGGCGTCGACGATATCGAAGCCCTGCCGTGGGTGCCCGACTGGCTCAACGTCAAACCCTCGCGCTTTGGCTCGCTCGAGTCGCTGTGCGAGACGCTGCGCTACTGCGACGATCGTGACATCCGGTGCTACGGCGGCGGCCAGTTCGAACTCGGGATCGGCCGCGCCCAACTCCAGACGCTGGCCGCGATCGGCTATCCCGACGGCCCCAACGACGTCGCGCCGCGGGCGTACAACGATCCCGGAGTGGCGGACGGACTGCCGGCAAGCCCGCTCGAGCCCGCGACCGATGCCGTCGGCTTCGGCCCGTTATTTGACGGCTGA
- a CDS encoding translation initiation factor IF-5A: MAKQQTEVRDLQEGSYVMIDDTACKINAYSTAKPGKHGSAKARVEAEGVFDGKKRSLSQPVDAKIWVPIIERKQGQVVSVDGSDMQVMDLETYETITMRVPEDKDVSPDENIEYLEMEDQRKIV; encoded by the coding sequence ATGGCGAAACAGCAGACCGAAGTTCGCGATCTCCAGGAAGGCAGCTACGTAATGATCGACGATACGGCGTGTAAGATCAACGCCTACTCGACGGCCAAGCCGGGCAAACACGGCAGCGCCAAGGCCCGCGTCGAGGCCGAGGGCGTCTTCGACGGCAAGAAACGCTCGCTCTCCCAGCCCGTCGACGCCAAGATCTGGGTCCCGATCATCGAGCGCAAACAGGGCCAGGTCGTCTCCGTCGACGGCTCGGACATGCAGGTCATGGACCTCGAAACGTACGAGACGATCACGATGCGGGTCCCCGAGGACAAAGACGTCTCCCCCGACGAGAACATCGAATACCTCGAGATGGAAGACCAGCGAAAGATCGTCTAA
- the speB gene encoding agmatinase has protein sequence MFPGATDDGEGTDAADAADRGVANFVVVGAPLDATTTFQPGTRFGPRRIRSFAEPFDDYDHRTGQHFSELGVVDRGDVRAWNDVEAYLEYLTSTLREAVWDDAVPLTLGGEHTVSLAGARAVEPEVFVCCDAHLDLYDAYDGNPLSHAAVTRRILEDVDSVEEVILLGVRTGSEGEWDRAAADDVTVVPPEDVGEWTPGDRFADREVYLSVDIDAADPGYAPGTGTTEPFGLEPRELRDVVREVAPQAGGFDVVEVNDRDDGQAAALAAKLVREFVFSHADG, from the coding sequence ATGTTTCCCGGGGCGACCGACGACGGCGAGGGAACCGACGCGGCGGACGCTGCCGACCGTGGAGTCGCGAACTTCGTGGTCGTCGGTGCGCCCCTGGACGCCACGACGACCTTTCAGCCGGGGACCAGGTTCGGTCCCCGACGGATCCGTTCTTTTGCCGAACCGTTCGACGACTACGACCACCGGACGGGCCAGCACTTCTCCGAGCTGGGCGTCGTCGACCGCGGCGACGTCCGCGCGTGGAACGACGTCGAAGCCTACCTCGAGTATCTCACGAGCACGCTCCGCGAGGCCGTCTGGGACGACGCCGTCCCGCTGACGCTGGGCGGGGAACACACCGTCTCGCTCGCGGGCGCACGCGCAGTCGAACCCGAGGTGTTCGTCTGTTGCGACGCCCACCTCGACCTGTACGACGCCTACGACGGCAACCCGCTCTCACACGCCGCCGTCACCCGGCGGATCCTCGAGGACGTCGACTCGGTCGAGGAGGTCATCCTGCTCGGCGTGCGCACGGGTAGCGAGGGCGAGTGGGACCGAGCCGCTGCCGACGACGTGACCGTCGTTCCCCCCGAGGACGTGGGCGAGTGGACTCCCGGTGACCGGTTCGCCGACCGGGAAGTCTACCTCAGCGTGGACATCGACGCCGCCGACCCCGGCTACGCGCCGGGAACCGGGACGACGGAACCGTTCGGGCTCGAGCCCCGCGAACTCCGCGACGTGGTGCGCGAAGTGGCACCGCAGGCCGGCGGCTTCGACGTGGTCGAGGTCAACGACCGCGACGACGGCCAGGCGGCCGCGCTGGCCGCGAAACTGGTCCGGGAGTTCGTCTTCTCGCACGCCGACGGGTGA
- a CDS encoding 8-oxo-dGTP diphosphatase: MIEATLCFPLRNDGGDADEVLLIEKRRGLGEGWYNGPGGKLEAGETPRECAVRETREEVGLEVTTLEKAGELTFLLDGEGHTRCHVYRTRSFAGEPTASEEAYPEWVPVDDVPYDRMWDDDHLWLPGVLEGETVAGEFRFEGGEPLDEADFVDHDLEWDVSF, from the coding sequence ATGATCGAGGCGACGCTGTGTTTCCCACTCCGGAACGACGGTGGCGACGCCGACGAAGTCCTCCTCATCGAGAAACGCCGCGGACTGGGCGAGGGCTGGTACAACGGCCCCGGCGGGAAACTCGAGGCCGGGGAGACCCCGCGGGAGTGTGCCGTCCGCGAGACGCGAGAGGAAGTCGGCCTCGAGGTGACGACCCTCGAGAAGGCCGGCGAACTCACCTTCCTGCTCGACGGCGAGGGCCACACGCGCTGTCACGTCTACCGCACCCGGTCGTTCGCCGGCGAGCCGACCGCCTCCGAGGAGGCCTATCCCGAGTGGGTCCCCGTCGACGACGTTCCCTACGACCGGATGTGGGACGACGATCACCTCTGGCTGCCCGGCGTCCTCGAGGGGGAGACGGTCGCCGGCGAGTTCCGGTTCGAGGGCGGCGAGCCCCTGGACGAGGCCGATTTCGTCGATCACGACCTCGAGTGGGACGTATCGTTCTGA
- a CDS encoding quinone oxidoreductase family protein: protein MKAIEVESYGDSDELSVVDVPTPEPEAGEVRIEIEAAGINFADIMQRRGHYPSGPEAPYVPGMEAAGTVDAVGEGVDDLSVGDRVVGMLDTGGYAEYVTAPADLLFPIPEAMSFDEAAGFPVQFLTAHACLFEWGGLEADESVLIQAAAGGVGTAAVQLASNHGAEVFGTASTQEKLDLAAELGCDHPINYTETDFREIVEAETDGEGVDLVLESVGDDVFDRSLDAMAHFGRMVTYGVASGVPAEVSNQRLLFENKTVKGFHLGQAAMHDPDRVMQAVPELTEGLASGDLEIILGESFALEDAAEAHQYIEDRKSSGKIVLKP from the coding sequence ATGAAGGCAATCGAAGTCGAGTCCTACGGCGACAGCGACGAACTATCGGTCGTCGACGTCCCGACGCCCGAGCCCGAGGCGGGGGAGGTCCGAATCGAGATCGAGGCCGCGGGAATCAACTTCGCGGACATCATGCAGCGACGGGGCCACTACCCGAGCGGACCCGAAGCCCCCTACGTCCCCGGCATGGAGGCCGCGGGAACGGTCGACGCGGTCGGGGAGGGCGTCGACGATCTCTCGGTCGGCGACCGCGTCGTCGGCATGCTCGATACCGGCGGCTACGCCGAGTACGTCACCGCCCCCGCGGACCTGCTCTTTCCGATCCCCGAGGCGATGAGCTTCGACGAGGCCGCCGGCTTCCCCGTCCAGTTTCTCACCGCTCACGCCTGCCTGTTCGAGTGGGGCGGGCTCGAGGCAGACGAGTCCGTCCTCATTCAGGCCGCCGCGGGCGGGGTCGGCACGGCTGCCGTCCAGCTGGCGTCGAACCACGGCGCGGAAGTCTTCGGCACCGCGAGCACGCAGGAGAAACTCGACCTCGCGGCCGAGTTGGGCTGTGACCACCCGATCAACTACACGGAGACGGACTTCCGCGAGATCGTCGAGGCCGAGACCGACGGCGAGGGCGTCGACCTCGTCTTGGAGAGCGTCGGCGACGACGTCTTCGACCGCAGCCTCGACGCAATGGCCCACTTCGGACGCATGGTCACCTACGGGGTCGCAAGCGGCGTGCCCGCGGAGGTAAGCAACCAGCGGCTGCTCTTCGAGAACAAGACCGTCAAGGGATTCCACCTCGGGCAGGCCGCCATGCACGACCCGGACAGAGTCATGCAAGCCGTCCCCGAACTCACCGAAGGGCTGGCCAGCGGTGACCTCGAGATCATCCTGGGCGAGTCCTTCGCGCTCGAGGACGCCGCCGAGGCCCACCAGTACATCGAGGACCGGAAGAGTTCCGGGAAGATCGTGCTGAAGCCCTAG
- the proS gene encoding proline--tRNA ligase codes for MSSESQELGITESKSHKPGEWYAEVVQKADLADYAPMGGFIVTKPRGYALWEAIQDSLDGWFKETGVDNVYFPMFIPESFLEREKDIVEGFDPEVAWVTQGGHDELEERLAVRPTSESIIAPFMADWTRSHRDLPMRLNQWCSVVRWEATETKPFFRTKEFMWQEGHTAHASNEGAWEEVWTRLGQYERVYEDVLAIPVLRGKKPEHDKFPGADTTTTVEALMPDGKSVQGATSHNLGQSFAEAFDITFVDEDEEEQTAYTTSWGLSWRALGALIMTHSDDQGLVLPPTVAPTQVVIVPIWQEDTKEEVLEYAEGIADDLEDAGFRVELDDRDERNPGFKFNEHELNGVPLRLEIGPYEVEDGEATLVHRPDNEETVEDRDGIVDAVDEHLEEIYDKLYEAAEETLEDNVREAHSPEEILGTIGKHGGYVKTPWCGDEACEEVIKEKIAAEIVMQPLEDEGGSSGGEVPEPDRDECGVCGDPADEIAYFAKSY; via the coding sequence ATGAGTTCGGAGAGTCAAGAACTCGGCATCACCGAGTCGAAATCACACAAGCCCGGCGAGTGGTACGCCGAGGTCGTCCAGAAGGCCGACCTGGCGGACTACGCGCCGATGGGCGGGTTCATCGTCACCAAGCCCCGCGGCTACGCCCTCTGGGAGGCCATTCAGGACTCGCTCGACGGCTGGTTCAAAGAGACCGGCGTCGACAACGTCTACTTCCCGATGTTCATCCCCGAGAGCTTCCTGGAGCGGGAAAAGGACATCGTCGAAGGGTTCGACCCGGAAGTCGCGTGGGTGACCCAGGGCGGGCACGACGAACTCGAGGAACGCCTCGCGGTGCGTCCGACGAGCGAATCGATCATCGCGCCGTTTATGGCCGACTGGACGCGCAGCCACCGTGACCTGCCGATGCGGCTCAACCAGTGGTGTTCGGTCGTCCGCTGGGAGGCGACGGAGACGAAGCCGTTCTTCCGGACGAAGGAGTTCATGTGGCAGGAGGGCCACACCGCCCACGCCAGCAACGAGGGCGCGTGGGAGGAGGTCTGGACCCGACTGGGCCAGTACGAGCGCGTCTACGAGGACGTCCTCGCGATTCCGGTCCTCCGGGGGAAAAAGCCCGAACACGACAAGTTCCCCGGCGCGGACACCACGACGACCGTCGAGGCGTTGATGCCCGACGGCAAGTCCGTCCAGGGCGCGACCAGCCACAACCTCGGCCAGAGCTTCGCCGAGGCCTTCGACATCACCTTCGTCGACGAGGACGAGGAGGAACAGACGGCCTACACCACCTCGTGGGGCCTCTCTTGGCGCGCGCTCGGGGCGCTCATCATGACTCACTCCGACGATCAGGGGCTCGTCCTCCCGCCGACGGTCGCGCCCACGCAAGTCGTCATCGTCCCCATCTGGCAGGAAGACACCAAAGAGGAAGTCCTCGAGTACGCCGAGGGAATCGCCGACGACCTCGAGGACGCCGGCTTCCGCGTCGAACTCGACGACCGCGACGAGCGCAATCCCGGCTTCAAGTTCAACGAACACGAACTCAACGGCGTCCCCCTCCGGCTGGAGATCGGTCCCTACGAGGTCGAAGACGGGGAGGCCACGCTGGTCCACCGTCCGGACAACGAGGAGACCGTCGAGGACCGCGACGGGATCGTCGACGCCGTCGACGAACACCTCGAGGAAATATACGACAAACTGTACGAGGCCGCCGAGGAGACCCTCGAGGACAACGTCCGCGAGGCCCACAGCCCCGAGGAGATCCTCGGGACGATCGGTAAACACGGCGGCTACGTGAAGACGCCGTGGTGCGGCGACGAGGCCTGCGAGGAGGTAATCAAGGAGAAGATCGCCGCCGAAATCGTCATGCAACCCCTCGAGGACGAGGGAGGCTCGTCGGGCGGTGAGGTACCCGAACCCGACCGCGACGAGTGTGGCGTCTGTGGCGATCCCGCCGACGAAATCGCGTACTTCGCGAAGTCGTACTGA